GTTAATTAGTAAAAATGTGTTACATGTAATGAACCATCTTAAGCTAAGGTTGATGACTATGCTCATGATAATTAGCTTTCATAGTCCATAACACAACCAAAAGCACCATGGTTGCTGCAAGAGACACCATTGCTGCCCAAGTCACTTTACTAAATCTCTTCAAAGGTTTGCAGTGTTTTTGAAGCACTTGAGAGAATGCATCTTTCACTAATTGGCATCCTAACAAGCTTTCAATGCTAGGATACACATCCAATAGATTCTGAACTGAACTTGTGTATTCCTTAATCACCTCATATTCACTTCCTGGTATGAACTTTTCTTTGCCACAGATTGCATCTTCATCACCAAAACAAGTATAAGGCCTCAATACCTTTTGTCAATGAAGTTTATGTTGTTAGTATAAAGCAAAGTCATGTAATTAACCAAGTAGATATTTCTTGAGTTAAACTCCAAAGTGGTACTTGAGACTGGTTGCCTGCACTAAAATAGTCCTTGAGATTCCAGTTACACCAATTACATTCTTGAGATTGGCAAAAATGCACCATGTTAGTCCATAACGGGTGATAAATCACTTGATGGAAAAAGACTAAGAAACTAACATGGTGCACTTTTATCAATTTCACATAATTATGCATGGGTCTCAGGGACTATCTTAGTGCACACAGTGGAGGGCCACTTTAGGGTTTAACTTTCATCCACAAATATCTGTCTCTTTCAAACTTTGGTACATTCatataatttgatatatatgaATGCTAATTCCAAATTGTATCcaaatatactaattttttagaGTAACAGATATTATGTTATGGAAAGAATATAATTCTGTTATTATCTGTGGCACACCTCAGGGATATCTCCTATTTTAGTAGAATTAGGTGAGCAGTTCCATGGCTGATATAAAAAATCAGGTGGTGCTGAAAAAGGATTGCATATATTTGGTAGATTTGGTAAGAGTGCTCCCTGATATTTTGATAGGCCTCCATTCACCTGCAGATGTaccaaaaaaagtaaataataatattatgttcTACCATTTTTTGGTTCATTGCATGAGATATGAAAATAATCTTTTTGCTCATAATACAAAGAAGAGATTGGTGTATAAGATTATGCAAAATATAGTTTACCTCATTGACAAGGTTGTAGATTCCTGAACTAAACTCAGATACAATTGGTTTTGCTGAGAGCAATTCATCACAGGGTATCATGGAACTTAAGCTGTTGTTGTAGGGATTTTCTTGAAAATTGTATAGAGCATTGCATGTATCATCAGAAAATCtgaaaaatagtttaaattaaTAGCTATTGAGAaagaaactgaaaaaaaatttgaattgtaaactaaagaattttgttttacttttctAAGAAGAAGTAAACTCCAAAGAGTATCCAGCATATCACTGTCAGCAACCAGCACAGCACAACAAATCTGTGAAAATTATTGAGAAAGCAACAAAGAAATCATGGATGATGAGAAATTTTAGCTTTATATATGTATAGGCAAATTCACAAACATCTAAGgtgcaaggaaaataaaatttggCTTACTAACAGGTAAAGTGCCTTCCAAACTCTTAGTACTCCAAAAACTGCTCTACAGAAAATTCCAACATTTTTATGAGATTCAAGTCTAGTTAATGCAGAAGAATTCCTTCAATTATTAGTATGAAATCTAAGATAGATGATTAGATGTTGATTATTTACCAATAAAGCATACCTGACATGGATATTACAAAAACCAAGTTCAAGCTTACAGTCACAATGGTAAAAATAAACCTGAAATATGCAATTCACTATTCATTATTCATTTTTTCATGTTAAAGAAAGATAGACACATTTCTTATTTTGgtacaaaatattatattctATTGGTCATTTTAGTCCTGTTATTATAAATCCGCTTAATACGTATGACATTAGCAGATTGTAATGACAAGActaaaatactattttaaaaTGTCAGAGACTAAAATGAATCATGCTCAAAGAGTCGATAAGTAAGTGCATAAAACACTACTTACAATGCTTTTAAAGCCATGATGATGATGTGCCTATTCTTGGCAGCTTCTTGTGTGATATTTTGAGCAGCAGTGTCAAATCTCTGAGATGTGGTGTTAAGCTTTGAAGCAATATCAGCATCCACCAATTCAGTTGGGATGCCTTTCAATGCTCCTGTTATATTGAATATAATACCTGATGCCTTATCTGCTGTATTGATTACAACATTAACTGAACTACTTGCATGACAACGGAATTTTGCACTTCCAGCAAGAACTAACCCACTTGCAGCCCTACAATAACAAGAATCATACACATACATCACTTTGAATTTGTAAAATGTGATACTAATGgttagagatataactatttatgCAATTTTTACATCAGTTTAAACTTTTTTCCAAAATCATTTTATGATATAGTATCAGAAATTTTATCATTCAAAGAATAGGTCTAGAGTTTGACTTTTGTTAGACCCAGAAAAATTTTACACcaattcaaaaaaaagaaactcTTAGTTAAAAGGGTGCGACAGAAATATAACCATTAATGTTCCTTCTTCCATCAATTCAAGACTTTTAAAGAAacactaaaaagtaaaaacactaaaacactaaaaatatataagtttTTAATTAATAGATATATTCTTACATAGCTATTATGAGGAGCAATATGGCTAGAGGAATTGGTAAAAGATCACAACCCTTGTTTCCACCAAAACTTTGGCAGCAACAATTTATTATTAGGAAGAAAAGTCCACATAGAATTCCACACAAAAGCCATAGCACTCCAATTGCATATCCATATACTCCTGTGAAAACAACTGACTACAAACATTAAGAATccaattaattaagttaatatataattaacaaaactGATTTGttaataaggaatgaagatatattAGACATCAATTAAAGAAACAAAGAGAGACTTACACTCCAATAATGCTTGTTGGTGATGTTAAAGCCTCCTCTATATTTTTTGAAGTTATCATATGGGTCCACTCTTACAGTGTTGTCTTTAGGTCTAATTGGTTCTGACACATTACCTGCATAAAATTTTCATATCATAGATCAATCATAAAGCAAGATGAATATTAACATACTGGATGAAATCACAATAGGCTTAAATTCTATTAGGGTGTTTGAAAtataatgaaattgaaatttattttattttaaaatcaaattctttgttcaaaatgaataaaaataaaaaattgacttATTACATTTGTAACATTaaactaactttttttttttttttacagaatTTGATTGGAATTAAAATGAtttaatatgttaaaaatatatataaaaaatatttttatcctttaagtattttttaaggGTGTGTCCATTTAGTTGTCTTTAtttcttattatattttcttttataataagtTTTAGGTTAAATTACACAGTTGATCTCTACACTTTCACTAAAATTGTAAATTGGTCTCTacactttaaaaatttgtaattgagtttctaaagataattaaaatttgcaatttAGTTCCTATAGTTCAAAAAGTGtttgatttaacagaatattctcagtatattctttattttaacaGACTATTCTCAGCAAATTCtaagaatattttgttaaattaataCTTTTTGACCGACGTggactaaattataaattttaattctctttagagacttaattacaaacttttaaaagGTAGGGACCAACTGTGTAATTTAACCTAAGTTTTACCATAAGTGTTGAGTTCTGTCTCTTTGTAAAACAACATTATTCATTTGAAATGTaatatttcattttcatttcattcattttaaataaaattaaattaattcaaatgATGAATAATTTTGTGAGTTGACATGATATTTTATCGGATTTGGAtcctttaaattttgaattttactttagagggATAAAGTGTTATTTCTAggactaaaaaaaaatatgaaaaagaaaccaTTCAAATTCTATCGTACCTGGTGGAGAATCAGGAGGAGGGGAGACAACTTGTGTTGTAATTTCTGGAGAAATCAAAACTACAATCACAATAGTATATGCTAGGCCATTGTTAAAGATGGCCATGTCTTTAACctgaaaaaaaaaggtaatTATTAATCAGTACTCATATATATGTTATGGTTATTAAAAGTTGCATGCCACTTTTATATGCTAGGCTAATCAAATTCTCAATGCATGCAAGatcaacaattttatttttgcatgCATGGCGTATTAATAATGCAATAAATGGTTAAAAAAATAAGCCTACTTTTGAAAAAATGAATTCATTATTACCTGCTAAAATGATAGACAATGGAGGGTATTGGAAACTCTTCCCATCAAAGAAATCCATATTTACATTCATATATATCTAAAACAATTAAAATCGGTGTATAATTTCCCATATATATGaccattattttattctattcccttatatgttgatgatgatgatgatgatcacttGTTCTCTCCTTCAAAGATTGGTAATAATTTTGAACTTGATCCATGGCTTCTTTTACCGAGGTTGCATGATGATGAGTTTCATCGGTGAAAGCAACTACGTCAATAGCTACAAGTTTGGCCAAATTATTGCATGGTCATAGTAAAATGTTTTACCCAAAAAAAATGGTAGAGTTTAATATATTATCACCACtcatttctttttaaaaagaaaaaaaaaataaaacaactaacaTAAAGATTCAAACACGTGGTGATAGATTTGATATGAATGCTATATAATGATGATCATCATCATGTGTTTCTAGAAcgttaaattttttgttgactCTTCAATTGAATCATTAATGTGTAATCTCAAGTATGTGTAATATCATTAAATCGTTTAATTATATTGCTTTGCCATTAATTTAACACGGAATACATGCATGAACATATCAATATGAAAATTTGGAATCCATCGTATTTAAGGTGTATTtagaaattgattattatatttttcctaGTTAATATAAAGTTGGATGTACGGTGTTTAATGTGTTTGACTGTTTGGCATTTTTCATTAGGTGTTTTTCTGTCCGTAAATTAATTGCTAATTAACACATACATACACTAATAGATTTCacatctattatatattactaattttacaattaaaatgtaTCATGTATTACTTTTTCATtacaattaaaatcaaaatttttctttaaaattaaagaattttctcctcctcttactaattttacaattaaaatatattacatGTCACTctcttattataattaaaattaaatctttttttccaaaattaaagaattcttcCAACCTCTCTACTAATTCTACAaccaaaatgtgtcacatgtcaCTCCCTAAttacaattgaaatcaaatccTTCTCTCCAAAATTAAGGAGTTCTCCCCtccttcctcttcctttttctatCTCTCTCATTCCTTCAACCACTCTAtctctttatatattattatcaatgactaattacgaatttttttttgaaagaaaactaATTACGAATTTAACAACCAAAATATGTAACATGACATTCTTTAAttgcaataaaattaaaattaaaatattaaaattgaaattgaaatatacctatattatgtatcatatatcatatatcatatattactatctaatttagTAACCATATGTATCACATGacactctcttattaaaattaagagaaaatatttttctccaaaattaataaactcccttcctaaattctctcatctacctctctctaattttctatttctctctaccatgttcactctatatataatttatattttatattagtaatttgacaaattaaaatatgtcatcgatatttttttcttccaaaattaacaaactattattctcattcttcatttttatctttctctccctttgttctcattctctattttttctacCTTTCTGttctatagaaaataaaattaacaaaataatataatttaaataaaaaatattattattattaattatatacgtattttttagttttttatttaattttaaatttttactgcttatctttttaatctatatttttatttctcttctttcaaatatttattacctataatttggagagaatactaatattataattaaaagttagaataaagattcaattgttaaaaaaataatcttgagttaattttataactattaatataattttttatactaatatcaaattatatttttatatacataaagaaaaaatattatttttaaataacaagtataaaaattaattatttatattcgtGCAACATACTTAACACCTAATTAAATGTGAAAGTATACACGttaaattgtttcaaattttagataataaattgatgagtttggaaaactctaatttattttgatgatgaacaaacattattaaaaataattaattataaaattattaatttgattttaatttatacttgtttaataaataattttgtgtgTGCAGATTTGTTATTGGGccgaaatgaaaagaaatatcCCAAGcccaattaattaaaatttcagcCCCATATAATTCTTGTTGTGTGATTTTTGGTTGAAACGGTTTTATTAGTTGGGCCAGaaaattttgtttctataaAGCCCAAAGAAAGCCTTCCTATGTGTTCATTGCTTGATCCCAAtttcatcaggaaagcaaatgttaactAAATGGGCCAGTTTTAATCTCAATGTTACAAGCCCAAAATGTTATAAATGGTTCCAAGCTTGGTCCGAAACTAAGGAAAAATGAAAGCAAAGTGCTTCCAACGGAACCAAGCCTTTAACCatgtgatggatttcaaaatctattacattgttaattaatgcatggggaatatgagagagaaataCAGCTGAATTGATTGATGGCTATTATGACAAACACGCCACTCTAAgctagggaagtaaaagcaagctattcTCAATTAATTGGTTTAACCACTTTGTATTGCTTCTCTTCAGATTCTTttcattctctctcatctctttcttcttctttcttcggtCCTTGTCCAGGAAGCTATGGACGCTATGCTcatcaacaaagaaaaagaagaagttgcatgcatcaagaccatcaagttAATGATGGCAGGAAAAAGTAAAGTATGTAGTGGCTGAGATTTTCaccaaatgtggttagatttggtgaggtaatctcgagctcttcatgctcagaaaaggaagatgaagattcggccagcaaggaagattcttgaagcatggcttgtctttgattctgctcaaccaccacagggagtagctagagtggcgaagtgatggttgaaggcagagattgaagcagatgaagtcatcatcatcatgaagcatcaagggccagaaatccatcttggagaggaagccaaggatggagagctcggattgatgaagggtgatgatcaagaaatgactagaggtaattgcatgttgggttttgcatggttatctcttctctctctatgtggccgaaccggttctgttcattgaaggaggaagaagttggttcggttttggcttcaagtgtggaggctttcctcttctttaaaaagggggaacaaccactgtttgaagcaaggagaaaatttgagagtgcaagattctgtgggaatccccttgtaagttgggttagcactttacaagttgtaatcagattgattatagtgaaattccatcatgtttgtgatggagactggatgtaggctgcactgcacttagcagctgaaccaggatatatctggtgtAATCTTCAACTCTTCTCTCCTatatttctgtttctactgtACAGGAGCAAAAACTGAtattatctcgtgccaagtgacgagacaaaaagaaaagtttcGTGGCAAGagacgagacaaaacaaagttgCTCGTGTCCAATGAcgagcaaaaacaaaaaagtcttCTCTGAAGGTCAGCAAGTGTTAGCAACcaaaaaaagggggctaagattcaaccccccttctcttagccactgaaaccatcataaatattaaaattaattattaataaaaaatgaaactttttcatataaaaataataactaaaaattttattatttgattttttatctacAGAGATATTAGTCTTTTTAGTCAAAAACTTTTGTTAATTTatgactttttttataaaaataatttaattttataaatcttgtgtcatatataatttatactgtcaaaataaaatagactataattttatatttctataatattattacGAATAAAATACTAATTCTTTACTAATTAGTTGCTTAAGAAGTTGAATCAGAAGCAAAGATGGACACACATATATGAAGCGGTACAGCAAGCATTAAGCATGTAATGTAGAGTATTGCAATGGTTGAAGGtaagtaaaaaaatgaaaaaacctACAACATATAATTGGTGCATTGTTAGGTAGACAATACCTACAAAAACATCTATGATATATGCGATCCAAGGCATCAACACTTGAAATGTATAATTGGTGCATTGTTAGAGTAAGTCAGATAAACTTATCAATGTTTATTAAAGTACTTTTTATCGACAATTAGGGTTGAAATGAGACgagttaaattaaatttaagtttagtttacaaaaattaaatttaactcaTAATTTGACTCATTAATAATTGAATCTATTTAAGTTTctcataaaaaattcataaattgtTCTTGCTTATAAATCAGTTCaaataacataaatataatctataattttataaaaataaattataacatttataaaaaaaattatcaaNNNNNNNNNNNNNNNNNNNNNNNNNNNNNNNNNNNNNNNNNNNNNNNNNNNNNNNNNNNNNNNNNNNNNNNNNNNNNNNNNNNNNNNNNNNNNNNNNNNNNNNNNNNNNNNNNNNNNNNNNNNNNNNNNNNNNNtgtaaaattatatctttttattataaattaaaagtatacattcatattataatattaatataaataattataataactaatatacAATGAGTTAGCTCACAAGTCAATAAGTTAAGTTTacctaaatttaaaattcactcATTTAAAAGAGCTCAAATTCCGACTCAAATTAAGTTTACAACCTAATGAGCTTAATTTATTAAGCTATTAATGAGTCGAGTTTTAACGACTCGCTCTGAGTCCTATTAACAATGTCTAACCAATAATTAGACCTAACTTCTGTCACCCCTAAATTAGCAGAACTAGTTTGATAAATGAGCAAAGTTCAATACTCAATGGCGATAGAGacagttatatatatattttaatcttttaatgaTTTAACTCTGCTAAAGTGCATGGCAAATCCTCATAAGATAACTATCCCCATACACCTTATTCTGGAAATTACATTAACACTATAACAAAATGAAATCCGTTTCTTGAAACATCGAGGTATATGGCGGTTGGGGGTTGGATAACTTTTCCATCTCATCTAACGCAAGCAACTTAGGAAGGGGTGGCATTAGGCTCATTGGGTCTGGTGTTTCATTCAAACtgcaatgaaaaacaaaagcagaaCAGAAAAGTTTATTAGTAACATTGCTCTTAAAAGCGTA
The genomic region above belongs to Arachis duranensis cultivar V14167 chromosome 3, aradu.V14167.gnm2.J7QH, whole genome shotgun sequence and contains:
- the LOC107477058 gene encoding uncharacterized protein LOC107477058 — its product is MDFFDGKSFQYPPLSIILAGNNEFIFSKVKDMAIFNNGLAYTIVIVVLISPEITTQVVSPPPDSPPGNVSEPIRPKDNTVRVDPYDNFKKYRGGFNITNKHYWSSVVFTGVYGYAIGVLWLLCGILCGLFFLIINCCCQSFGGNKGCDLLPIPLAILLLIIAMAASGLVLAGSAKFRCHASSSVNVVINTADKASGIIFNITGALKGIPTELVDADIASKLNTTSQRFDTAAQNITQEAAKNRHIIIMALKALFSDDTCNALYNFQENPYNNSLSSMIPCDELLSAKPIVSEFSSGIYNLVNEVNGGLSKYQGALLPNLPNICNPFSAPPDFLYQPWNCSPNSTKIGDIPEVLRPYTCFGDEDAICGKEKFIPGSEYEVIKEYTSSVQNLLDVYPSIESLLGCQLVKDAFSQVLQKHCKPLKRFSKVTWAAMVSLAATMVLLVVLWTMKANYHEHSHQP